Proteins co-encoded in one Nitrospirota bacterium genomic window:
- the typA gene encoding translational GTPase TypA gives MGNSPVAVVREDIRNIAIIAHVDHGKTTLVDRMLQQGGAFAAHETMGERVMDSNALERERGITILAKNTAVRYQAPGQAKSILINIVDTPGHADFSGEVERVLTMVDGVLLVVDAVDGPMPQTRFVLKKALELRLQPVVVINKIDRTDARPVEVVNEVFDLFVELNASDEQLDFPVVYASAKTGVASRDVHEPGRDLMPLFETIIDRIPPPPGDDAAPLQLQITTLDYDSYVGRIGLGRIARGTIRVNAPVARVRGDGGVEPGKITKLFLFHGLRRSEAAEAKAGDIVGVAGLEELTIGDTLTAPETPEALRPLAIGEPTISMAFMVNTSPLAGKEGKFVTSRHLRERLLRELRTNVALRVEETGTTDEFLVSGRGELHLAILIETMRREGYEFAVSRPQVIFKTIDGALCEPMESLYLDVPEPFVGVVMEGLGPRRAELENMVNSGDGWVHLAFVIPARGLFGYRSEFLTSTKGEGLINHAFAGYRPSKGDVPTRNRGVLVALEPGESVTYALHNIQERGALFIGPGEAVYEGMVIGEHSRPGDLIVNPCKKKHLTNIRSSTAEDALVLTPPRRLSLEQAIEFIEDDELVEITPESVRLRKRYLSGDERKRRRNAASA, from the coding sequence GTGGGAAACAGTCCGGTCGCTGTGGTTCGAGAGGATATTCGCAACATCGCCATCATTGCTCATGTCGACCACGGGAAAACCACCCTGGTGGATCGCATGCTGCAGCAGGGGGGCGCGTTCGCGGCGCACGAGACCATGGGCGAGCGCGTCATGGACTCCAATGCATTGGAGCGCGAGCGCGGGATCACCATTCTCGCCAAGAACACCGCGGTGCGGTACCAGGCGCCGGGCCAGGCCAAGTCGATTCTGATCAACATCGTGGATACGCCGGGGCACGCGGATTTTTCCGGAGAGGTCGAGCGGGTGTTGACCATGGTGGACGGCGTGCTGTTGGTGGTCGACGCCGTGGATGGGCCCATGCCGCAGACCCGATTCGTGCTCAAGAAGGCGCTGGAACTGCGGCTGCAGCCGGTGGTGGTGATCAACAAGATCGATCGTACCGATGCGCGGCCGGTGGAGGTGGTCAACGAAGTGTTCGATCTATTCGTCGAACTCAACGCGAGCGACGAGCAGTTGGATTTCCCGGTGGTGTACGCGTCGGCCAAGACGGGCGTGGCCTCGCGCGATGTGCATGAGCCGGGGCGCGATTTGATGCCGTTGTTCGAGACCATCATCGACCGCATTCCTCCGCCGCCGGGTGATGACGCGGCGCCGTTGCAGTTGCAAATCACCACCTTGGACTACGATTCCTACGTCGGCCGGATCGGCCTCGGACGCATTGCGCGCGGCACCATTCGGGTCAACGCACCGGTGGCGCGGGTGCGCGGCGATGGCGGGGTCGAGCCGGGGAAAATCACGAAGCTCTTCCTGTTCCACGGGTTGCGTCGCTCCGAAGCCGCCGAGGCGAAGGCCGGGGACATCGTGGGGGTCGCGGGGCTGGAGGAACTGACCATCGGCGACACCTTGACCGCCCCGGAAACTCCGGAGGCGTTGCGGCCGCTCGCCATCGGCGAGCCCACGATCTCCATGGCGTTCATGGTCAATACGTCTCCCTTGGCGGGCAAAGAAGGCAAGTTCGTGACCTCGCGGCATTTGCGCGAGCGCTTGCTCCGCGAGCTGCGGACCAACGTGGCGCTGCGCGTGGAAGAAACCGGGACCACCGACGAATTCTTGGTGTCGGGCCGCGGCGAGTTGCACCTCGCGATCCTGATCGAAACCATGCGGCGCGAGGGGTACGAGTTCGCGGTATCGCGGCCGCAGGTGATTTTCAAGACCATCGACGGTGCGTTGTGCGAGCCCATGGAATCGCTGTATCTCGACGTGCCGGAGCCCTTCGTGGGCGTGGTGATGGAAGGCCTGGGCCCCCGGCGCGCGGAGCTGGAGAACATGGTCAACAGCGGCGACGGGTGGGTGCATCTCGCCTTCGTCATTCCCGCGCGGGGCTTGTTCGGATACCGCAGCGAGTTTTTGACCTCGACCAAGGGCGAGGGGCTGATCAACCATGCGTTCGCCGGGTACCGGCCGTCCAAGGGCGATGTGCCCACGCGCAATCGCGGCGTGTTGGTGGCGCTCGAGCCCGGGGAGTCGGTGACGTACGCGCTGCACAACATCCAGGAACGGGGCGCGCTCTTCATCGGTCCGGGCGAAGCGGTGTATGAGGGCATGGTCATCGGCGAGCACTCGCGTCCCGGCGATCTCATCGTCAATCCGTGCAAGAAGAAGCACCTCACCAACATTCGTTCCTCCACGGCCGAAGACGCGCTGGTGCTGACCCCGCCGCGTCGGCTGTCGCTGGAACAGGCAATCGAGTTCATCGAGGACGACGAGCTGGTGGAAATCACCCCGGAGTCGGTAAGGCTCCGGAAACGGTATTTGAGCGGCGACGAAAGAAAACGCCGGCGGAACGCGGCCTCGGCTTGA
- the guaB gene encoding IMP dehydrogenase: protein MLNGDLEEGLTFDDVVLIPAHSTVLPKDVDTSTRLTKRIRLNIPLVSAAMDTVTEAPLAIALARVGGIGIIHRVLSPEAQAAEVGKVKKSESGIITDPITISPEATIGEAVALMERHEISGIPVTDERRLVGIVTRRDLQFEKRMELKVADVMTKGKDLVTTPEGTTLESASAIMQKHRIEKLPIVNAKFELQGLITVKDLKMTIEYPNAAKDERGRLRVGAAVGVGREAHQRVDALVAAGVDVVVVDTAHGHSQDVLDMVQAVKAKHPRLDVIAGNIATAQAVEDLVKAGADAVKVGIGPGSICTTRVIAGAGVPQLTAIANCAAVADRLGVPVIGDGGIKFSGDITKAISAGASTVMIGSLLAGTEESPGEKILYQGRTYKLYRGMGSLGAMVKGGRDRYFQEGRPDAKLVPEGIEGRVPYKGLLADIAYQLVGGLRSGMGYCGCRTIDDLRRNGRFIRVTAAGLRESHVHDVIVTQEAPNYRREWEL, encoded by the coding sequence ATGTTGAACGGGGATCTTGAAGAGGGCCTGACGTTCGACGATGTGGTTCTGATCCCTGCGCACTCGACCGTCCTGCCCAAAGACGTCGACACCAGCACCCGCCTCACCAAACGCATCCGCCTCAATATCCCCCTCGTCAGCGCCGCGATGGATACGGTCACCGAAGCGCCGCTCGCGATCGCCCTGGCGCGGGTCGGGGGCATCGGCATCATCCACCGCGTGTTGTCCCCCGAAGCGCAGGCCGCTGAAGTGGGGAAGGTCAAGAAGTCCGAAAGCGGCATCATCACGGATCCCATCACGATCTCGCCCGAGGCGACCATCGGCGAAGCCGTGGCGCTGATGGAGCGGCACGAAATTTCGGGCATTCCGGTCACGGATGAGCGTCGCCTGGTGGGGATCGTCACGCGGCGCGATCTGCAGTTTGAGAAGCGGATGGAGCTCAAGGTCGCTGACGTGATGACCAAAGGCAAGGACCTGGTGACCACGCCCGAAGGCACCACGCTCGAGAGCGCCAGCGCGATCATGCAGAAACACCGGATCGAGAAGCTCCCCATCGTCAACGCGAAGTTCGAGCTCCAGGGTCTGATCACGGTCAAAGACCTCAAGATGACCATCGAGTATCCCAACGCGGCCAAAGACGAACGCGGGCGGCTGCGGGTGGGCGCGGCGGTGGGCGTGGGCCGCGAGGCGCACCAGCGCGTGGACGCGCTGGTGGCGGCGGGCGTGGACGTCGTGGTGGTCGACACCGCGCACGGCCACTCGCAGGACGTGCTCGACATGGTGCAGGCGGTCAAGGCCAAACATCCCCGGTTGGACGTGATCGCGGGCAACATCGCCACCGCGCAGGCGGTGGAAGATCTGGTCAAAGCCGGGGCCGACGCGGTGAAGGTCGGCATCGGTCCCGGCTCGATCTGCACCACGCGCGTGATCGCGGGCGCGGGGGTGCCGCAACTGACCGCGATCGCCAACTGTGCGGCGGTGGCCGACCGACTCGGCGTGCCCGTGATCGGCGACGGCGGGATCAAGTTTTCGGGTGACATTACCAAGGCCATTTCCGCCGGAGCCAGCACCGTGATGATCGGTAGCCTGCTCGCAGGCACCGAAGAGAGTCCGGGAGAGAAGATCCTCTATCAAGGGCGGACGTACAAGCTCTACCGCGGCATGGGGTCGCTGGGTGCGATGGTCAAGGGCGGCAGGGACCGTTACTTCCAGGAAGGCCGGCCCGATGCCAAGTTGGTCCCCGAAGGCATCGAAGGCCGCGTGCCGTACAAGGGCCTGCTTGCGGACATCGCGTACCAATTGGTCGGCGGCCTCCGGTCGGGCATGGGGTATTGCGGGTGCCGCACGATCGATGACTTGCGGCGCAACGGCCGGTTCATCCGCGTGACCGCGGCGGGCCTGCGCGAAAGCCACGTCCACGACGTGATCGTCACGCAGGAGGCTCCCAACTACCGACGCGAATGGGAGCTGTAA
- the guaA gene encoding glutamine-hydrolyzing GMP synthase, whose product MGAVTRRRSSRQITRSSRSVSPPTSTSTSPDQAVSAPADRILILDFGSQYTQLIARRVRESRVYSEIMPHHAPFARIEAFRPKGIILSGGPASVYARHAPSIDPRVLDLGVPILGICYGMQLLTAMLGGRVGRAARREYGHAEVVIDQREGLLERVQGERAIDGQEAFRVWMSHGDRIDALPPGFHAIGHSANSPIAAMADPQRRIWALQFHPEVEHTPQGRAILNQFVHGLCGCGMTWTMGSFRKEAVAAIEQALAGQRAICALSGGVDSAVAAALVHEAIGDRLTCLFVDNGLLRKGEAQQVIATFRETMHLKVRRVDASARFLGKLKGVVDPEAKRRIIGREFIRVFEAEAAKMRRADWLVQGTLYPDVIESVSVRGPSATIKTHHNVGGLPTRMKFRLIEPLRELFKDEVRLLGAELGVPDGILQRHPFPGPGLAVRILGAITPDRLTILREADAIVIEEIKRAGLYRSIWQAFAVLLPVRTVGVMGDERTYDYVVAIRAVSSLDGMTADWIRLPHDVLGAISARIVNEVKGVNRVVYDVSTKPPSTIEWE is encoded by the coding sequence ATGGGAGCTGTAACCCGGCGCCGTTCATCGCGGCAGATCACTCGTTCCTCGCGTTCCGTTTCACCGCCCACGTCCACCTCCACGTCGCCGGACCAAGCCGTTTCGGCGCCGGCTGATCGCATCCTCATTCTCGATTTCGGGTCCCAGTACACCCAGTTGATCGCGCGCCGGGTCCGGGAAAGCCGCGTGTATTCGGAGATCATGCCGCATCACGCGCCGTTCGCCAGAATCGAGGCGTTCCGGCCCAAAGGCATCATCCTCTCGGGCGGGCCCGCGAGCGTCTATGCTCGCCACGCCCCGTCCATCGACCCGCGCGTGTTGGATTTGGGCGTTCCCATCCTCGGAATTTGCTACGGGATGCAGTTGCTCACGGCCATGCTCGGTGGGCGCGTGGGCCGGGCCGCGCGTCGCGAATACGGGCACGCCGAGGTCGTCATCGACCAACGCGAGGGGTTGCTCGAGCGGGTTCAAGGCGAGCGCGCGATCGACGGCCAGGAGGCGTTCCGGGTGTGGATGAGCCACGGCGATCGCATCGACGCGCTGCCTCCGGGGTTTCACGCAATCGGGCACAGCGCGAATTCTCCGATCGCCGCGATGGCTGATCCGCAGCGGCGAATCTGGGCCCTGCAGTTTCATCCCGAGGTGGAACACACCCCGCAAGGCCGCGCGATCCTCAATCAATTCGTCCACGGGTTGTGCGGCTGCGGGATGACCTGGACCATGGGGTCGTTCCGGAAAGAAGCGGTGGCCGCGATCGAACAAGCGCTCGCGGGGCAGCGGGCCATCTGCGCCTTGAGCGGCGGGGTGGACTCCGCGGTCGCGGCCGCCCTGGTCCACGAAGCGATCGGGGACCGGTTGACCTGCCTCTTCGTGGACAATGGACTCTTGCGCAAGGGCGAGGCCCAACAAGTGATCGCGACGTTCCGGGAGACCATGCACCTCAAGGTGCGTCGCGTGGACGCGAGCGCGCGGTTTCTCGGGAAATTGAAGGGGGTGGTGGATCCCGAGGCCAAGCGACGGATCATCGGCCGCGAGTTCATCCGGGTCTTCGAGGCCGAGGCGGCCAAGATGCGTCGGGCCGACTGGTTGGTCCAAGGCACGTTGTACCCCGACGTGATCGAAAGCGTGTCGGTGCGCGGTCCGTCCGCCACGATCAAGACGCACCACAACGTCGGGGGCTTGCCCACGCGCATGAAATTTCGACTGATCGAGCCGCTGCGAGAGTTGTTCAAGGACGAAGTCCGCCTGTTGGGGGCGGAGCTCGGGGTTCCCGACGGCATTTTGCAGCGCCATCCGTTCCCCGGTCCGGGGCTGGCGGTCCGCATCCTCGGAGCCATCACCCCGGATCGGCTCACGATCCTTCGCGAGGCCGACGCCATCGTGATCGAAGAGATCAAGCGAGCGGGGCTCTACCGGTCGATCTGGCAGGCGTTTGCCGTACTGTTGCCGGTTCGGACCGTGGGAGTCATGGGTGACGAACGCACGTACGACTACGTGGTCGCCATTCGCGCGGTGTCGAGTCTGGACGGCATGACCGCGGACTGGATTCGCCTGCCCCATGACGTGCTGGGGGCGATCTCGGCCCGCATCGTCAACGAAGTGAAGGGCGTGAATCGAGTCGTCTACGACGTCTCTACCAAGCCGCCCAGCACGATCGAGTGGGAATAA
- a CDS encoding cold-shock protein, with protein MARGKVKWFNSSKGYGFIAQDQGSDVFVHFSAIQGDGFKTLDEGQEVEFEIVNGPKGLQAANVVKV; from the coding sequence GTGGCGAGAGGAAAAGTGAAGTGGTTCAACAGCAGCAAGGGTTACGGCTTCATCGCGCAGGACCAAGGCAGCGATGTCTTCGTGCACTTTTCAGCCATTCAAGGTGACGGATTCAAGACTTTGGACGAAGGTCAAGAGGTCGAGTTCGAAATCGTGAATGGTCCGAAAGGGCTGCAGGCGGCGAACGTCGTTAAGGTCTAA
- a CDS encoding HD domain-containing phosphohydrolase, translating to MDEDPALGYAESHDSREALAMGKPNILVVDDDPAVGALLAETATASGYATVVVTDGAAALDRIRSGEFALVITDIRMPGLDGIELLRRIKAFAPEVEVIVVTALPDVERARDMIRLGASDFLTKPFRLGEVRSSVTRAIDKHLAWRERWTQQQDLKAQVERQARQVREQLVTAQERSAALRDRLDTLRAAYDATIEGLMFALDSRDRASLGHSQRVAVFSEEIAKTLGVSGAELEAVRHGAMLHDIGNIAVPDALLQKAGKLTEDEWPHVRKHAEQGYRLVQSIPSLGRAAEIVRQHHERYDGTGYPQGLAKDAIALGARIFAVADTFDAMTSHRPYRDVSTYQEVCAELAGCTGTQFDPLVVDAFMRIPETTWTELRRAVELVTRQWKSAAGF from the coding sequence ATGGACGAAGATCCCGCGCTCGGGTATGCTGAGTCGCACGATTCCCGGGAGGCGCTCGCGATGGGCAAGCCGAACATCTTGGTGGTGGACGACGATCCCGCGGTGGGCGCGTTGCTCGCCGAAACCGCGACCGCGTCGGGGTATGCCACGGTGGTGGTGACAGACGGCGCGGCCGCGTTGGACCGCATCCGCTCGGGCGAATTTGCGCTCGTGATCACCGACATCCGCATGCCGGGACTCGACGGGATCGAACTGCTCCGCCGGATCAAGGCGTTCGCGCCCGAAGTGGAGGTGATCGTGGTGACGGCCTTGCCGGACGTTGAGCGCGCGAGGGACATGATCCGGCTGGGAGCCTCAGATTTTCTCACCAAACCGTTTCGTTTGGGGGAAGTGCGCTCGAGCGTCACTCGCGCCATCGACAAACACCTGGCGTGGAGAGAGCGCTGGACCCAGCAGCAGGACCTCAAGGCGCAGGTGGAACGCCAGGCGCGCCAAGTCAGAGAGCAACTGGTGACGGCCCAAGAACGGTCCGCCGCGCTGCGCGACCGCCTCGACACGTTACGCGCCGCGTACGACGCCACGATCGAAGGGCTGATGTTCGCCCTCGATTCCCGCGACCGCGCGTCGCTGGGACACAGCCAACGCGTCGCGGTGTTTTCCGAAGAGATCGCGAAGACGCTGGGAGTGAGCGGCGCCGAGTTGGAAGCCGTCCGGCACGGCGCCATGCTCCACGACATCGGGAATATCGCGGTCCCGGACGCGCTGTTGCAGAAAGCGGGCAAGCTGACCGAAGACGAGTGGCCGCACGTGCGCAAACACGCCGAGCAGGGGTATCGCCTGGTCCAGTCGATCCCCTCCCTGGGTCGCGCGGCCGAGATCGTGCGACAGCACCACGAACGGTACGACGGGACCGGCTACCCGCAGGGGTTGGCCAAGGACGCGATCGCGCTGGGAGCGAGGATTTTCGCGGTGGCCGACACCTTTGACGCCATGACGTCGCACCGACCATACCGCGACGTGTCGACGTATCAGGAAGTCTGCGCGGAACTCGCCGGCTGCACCGGCACGCAGTTCGATCCGTTGGTGGTCGATGCCTTCATGCGAATTCCTGAGACCACCTGGACCGAGCTGCGGCGTGCGGTGGAGTTGGTGACGCGGCAGTGGAAGTCCGCGGCCGGCTTTTAG
- a CDS encoding HD domain-containing phosphohydrolase yields MDIRNEPARILIVDDHRNVRELLTTKLTHLGYLCRTANGADEALAVLEREPIHLVLSDIMMPGLSGIDLLKRLVQTRPETAVVMLTAAADTQMAVQAMKLGAYDYITKPFNLEELAVHVEKALERRQLLVENRAYHRSLEQRVAEQTREIREHLRLERRRREELDHTLTLLEQSYHDTIDALIMALDYRDNETQGHTQRVSVYSVELADRLGVKGAELETLKRGAILHDIGKIGVPDTILRKPSKLTDAEWTEMRRHVQYGYEMLKDIAFLQDAAKIVLHHHERFDGLGYPNKASREDILFGARIFVVADTFDAMTSERPYRRALPYEHAKAEIQRCSGTQFDPKVVDTFMSVPARRWQELREDVGTMLSSRRVSS; encoded by the coding sequence GTGGACATCCGGAACGAGCCCGCGCGCATCTTGATCGTCGACGACCACCGCAACGTGCGCGAGCTGTTGACGACCAAGCTCACACATTTGGGATACCTGTGCCGGACCGCCAACGGCGCGGATGAAGCGCTCGCAGTTCTCGAGCGCGAACCCATCCACCTCGTTCTCAGCGACATCATGATGCCCGGCCTCTCGGGCATTGATCTGCTCAAACGTCTGGTCCAGACCCGACCGGAAACCGCGGTGGTGATGTTGACCGCGGCCGCCGACACTCAGATGGCGGTGCAGGCCATGAAGCTGGGCGCTTACGACTACATCACCAAACCGTTCAACCTCGAAGAACTCGCCGTCCACGTGGAGAAGGCCTTGGAACGCCGACAGCTCCTGGTCGAGAATCGCGCGTATCACCGGTCGCTGGAGCAGCGCGTGGCCGAGCAGACGCGCGAGATCCGCGAGCACCTGCGGCTCGAGCGCCGGCGACGCGAGGAACTCGACCACACCCTCACGTTGCTCGAACAGTCCTACCACGACACCATCGACGCGCTCATCATGGCGCTCGACTACCGCGACAACGAAACCCAGGGCCACACACAGCGCGTGTCGGTGTACAGCGTCGAGTTGGCAGACCGGCTGGGCGTGAAGGGCGCGGAGCTGGAGACGCTCAAGCGCGGCGCGATCCTGCACGACATCGGGAAAATCGGCGTTCCGGATACGATTCTCCGCAAGCCGTCCAAACTCACCGACGCGGAGTGGACGGAGATGCGCCGGCACGTCCAATACGGCTACGAGATGCTCAAAGACATCGCGTTCCTGCAGGACGCGGCCAAGATCGTGTTGCACCACCATGAGCGATTCGACGGTCTGGGGTACCCGAACAAAGCCAGTCGCGAGGATATCCTGTTCGGTGCAAGGATCTTCGTGGTGGCCGACACCTTTGACGCCATGACCTCGGAACGACCCTACCGCCGCGCGCTGCCGTACGAGCACGCCAAGGCCGAGATACAGCGTTGCTCGGGCACGCAGTTTGACCCGAAGGTCGTTGACACGTTCATGAGCGTGCCAGCAAGACGATGGCAGGAATTGCGCGAAGACGTAGGCACGATGTTGTCATCACGTCGCGTTTCGTCTTAA
- a CDS encoding transcriptional regulator, with protein MPVTRRFRITVMERAARDARFRQHLLTEAINQLLTGDLPAGKAMLRDYINATISFDQLAHRLKKSSKSLHRMLGPRGNPTAENLFGIIKALQAHERVQLHVKSQRSAA; from the coding sequence ATGCCGGTCACACGAAGGTTCCGAATCACGGTCATGGAGCGGGCCGCCCGCGACGCGCGGTTTCGCCAGCACCTATTGACCGAGGCGATCAATCAACTCTTAACCGGCGATCTGCCCGCAGGCAAGGCGATGCTGCGCGACTACATCAACGCGACGATCTCCTTCGACCAGTTGGCGCACAGGCTCAAGAAGTCCAGCAAGAGCCTACACCGGATGCTCGGCCCGCGAGGCAACCCGACCGCAGAGAACCTCTTCGGCATCATCAAGGCGCTCCAGGCGCATGAACGCGTGCAACTCCACGTGAAGTCGCAGCGATCCGCCGCGTGA
- a CDS encoding TatD family hydrolase yields the protein MFIDTHTHIHGPEFDPDRDLALARARSAGVEVCVAVGTDLDDSRRAVDLAGKHPDVFAAVGVHPHEASGVTAAGLEALARLAGSERVVAWGETGLDYYYQHSPKDAQRERFADQMAVAFRLGLPLIIHTRDAWEDTFRMLDEHPHHGGVFHCFTGEREHAEAAISRGFFVSFSGIVTFAKAQALQAVASHVPLDRVLIETDCPFLAPVPNRGKRNEPALVSLVAAKLAELRGMSVEETARHSRGNARRCFPRLGAGCP from the coding sequence ATGTTCATCGACACCCACACCCATATCCACGGCCCTGAGTTCGATCCCGATCGCGACCTGGCCCTCGCCCGAGCGCGGTCCGCTGGGGTGGAGGTCTGCGTGGCGGTCGGGACCGATCTCGACGACAGTCGACGCGCGGTCGACCTCGCGGGCAAACATCCCGACGTCTTCGCGGCGGTGGGCGTGCATCCCCACGAAGCCTCGGGGGTCACCGCCGCCGGGCTCGAGGCATTGGCCCGCTTGGCCGGCTCGGAACGGGTGGTGGCGTGGGGGGAAACCGGGCTCGATTACTACTACCAGCACTCGCCGAAGGACGCGCAACGGGAGCGGTTTGCCGATCAGATGGCGGTGGCTTTTCGCCTGGGTTTACCGCTCATCATTCATACCCGAGATGCGTGGGAGGATACGTTCCGAATGCTCGATGAGCATCCGCATCACGGCGGGGTCTTCCATTGCTTCACGGGTGAGCGCGAGCACGCCGAGGCCGCGATTTCGCGGGGATTTTTCGTGTCGTTTTCCGGCATCGTGACCTTCGCCAAGGCCCAAGCCCTGCAAGCGGTCGCGAGCCATGTGCCGCTCGACCGGGTCCTCATCGAGACCGACTGTCCCTTTCTGGCTCCGGTCCCGAATCGAGGCAAACGAAACGAGCCCGCGTTGGTGTCCCTGGTGGCCGCGAAGCTCGCGGAGCTTCGCGGCATGTCGGTGGAGGAGACGGCCCGGCATTCGCGCGGGAACGCGCGCCGGTGTTTCCCTCGCCTGGGCGCCGGCTGCCCCTGA
- a CDS encoding protein kinase yields the protein MDLPAQFGKYLLVHRVGSGGMAELFLAKQTGLKGFEKVLAIKKILPHLTQDPEFVSMFVNEGKLAALLTHQHIVQIFDLGHVDGAYYLAMEYVMGKDLRTVAARARERGGRLPIDHALSIVSRVASGLDYAHRKKDLNGRDLNIVHRDVSPQNVLVSYEGEVKLVDFGIAKAAGIGQETRTGILKGKLAYMSPEQAMGRAIDRRSDVFALGIVLYELLTGRRLFKGDSDLSTLEQVRTAHVDPPKQIDADIPDALEAAVMTALAREPDQRYQTAADFQAALETIIAQRGRGSSTLHLSQYMASLFADDQRMDNERLQSVHQETVRVSASPRSSVAPTRSQEQPRRRPPSRPAPRPEPPRERHPIRAALLGAVVLFLLGSGTVVATPGLLAWMRDQPDQVARVGDLLEMKLREVGLARLVPEPPGQGRSAPPQAGEIVVSTEAAAMAAAPPDAGQPPPPPPPEPQDQMPVVAAVPTPVAPPEVKVDRVQIRRMLRDARDLYAQGRLNEVEDVLRGVIEQDPNSPLAYHLLGTVYLERKEEERAFKIFSAAAHQFPRDSTLRYDLGFLYAERGLGTLAREELTRALALQPNGGLAERARLFLKTGTAGRPSGPPIDRVMGRPLLQPIEGGLPTDHPEEAPLPGSPLPPPGDPLLAVPPPPSADQAAGQGVPGVAAADGGGAEALLPPEESGPP from the coding sequence ATGGATCTTCCAGCGCAATTCGGCAAGTACCTCTTGGTGCACCGGGTGGGGAGCGGGGGCATGGCGGAGCTGTTTCTCGCCAAGCAGACCGGCCTCAAGGGGTTCGAAAAAGTTCTGGCGATCAAGAAAATTCTCCCGCACCTGACGCAAGACCCCGAGTTCGTGTCGATGTTCGTCAACGAGGGGAAGCTTGCCGCGCTCCTGACGCACCAGCACATCGTCCAGATCTTTGACCTCGGGCACGTGGACGGCGCGTACTACCTCGCGATGGAGTACGTGATGGGCAAGGATCTGCGCACGGTCGCGGCTCGAGCGCGCGAACGCGGCGGGCGTCTGCCGATCGACCACGCCCTGTCGATCGTGAGCCGGGTCGCGAGCGGACTCGACTACGCGCACCGCAAGAAAGACCTCAACGGCCGGGATCTCAACATCGTGCACCGCGATGTGAGCCCGCAGAACGTGTTGGTGTCGTACGAGGGCGAGGTCAAACTCGTGGACTTCGGCATCGCGAAAGCCGCGGGCATCGGACAGGAAACGCGGACCGGGATCCTCAAGGGCAAGCTCGCCTACATGTCGCCCGAACAGGCCATGGGGCGAGCCATTGACCGGCGGTCCGACGTGTTCGCGTTGGGCATCGTGCTGTACGAGCTGTTGACTGGGCGGCGTCTGTTCAAGGGCGACAGCGATCTCAGCACGTTGGAGCAGGTGCGGACCGCCCACGTGGACCCGCCCAAACAGATCGACGCCGACATCCCGGACGCGCTCGAGGCTGCGGTGATGACCGCGCTGGCGCGGGAGCCCGACCAGCGCTATCAGACCGCCGCGGACTTCCAAGCGGCGCTCGAAACCATCATCGCCCAGCGCGGACGGGGTTCCAGCACGCTGCACCTGTCCCAGTACATGGCCTCGCTTTTTGCCGATGACCAGCGCATGGACAATGAGCGACTGCAGTCCGTCCACCAAGAAACCGTCAGGGTTTCAGCGTCCCCACGATCCTCGGTCGCGCCCACTCGCTCGCAGGAGCAGCCGCGTCGCAGGCCGCCTTCCCGGCCGGCTCCACGTCCGGAGCCGCCGCGCGAGCGCCATCCGATCCGCGCGGCCCTGCTCGGGGCAGTGGTATTGTTCCTCTTGGGGAGCGGGACAGTCGTCGCGACGCCTGGGTTGTTGGCCTGGATGCGCGATCAACCCGATCAGGTGGCGCGGGTCGGGGACCTGCTGGAGATGAAGTTACGGGAAGTGGGCTTGGCCCGTCTGGTCCCTGAGCCGCCTGGGCAGGGACGCTCTGCTCCACCGCAGGCCGGTGAGATCGTGGTTTCCACCGAGGCGGCTGCCATGGCCGCTGCTCCGCCCGACGCCGGGCAGCCACCGCCTCCGCCGCCTCCGGAACCCCAGGACCAGATGCCCGTGGTCGCTGCGGTCCCGACACCTGTCGCGCCGCCGGAGGTCAAGGTCGACCGCGTTCAGATTCGGCGGATGTTGCGGGACGCCCGGGACCTGTACGCGCAGGGGCGCCTGAACGAAGTGGAAGACGTGTTGCGCGGCGTGATCGAGCAAGACCCAAACTCGCCGCTGGCCTACCACCTGTTGGGCACCGTGTATCTGGAACGCAAGGAGGAGGAACGCGCGTTCAAGATTTTCTCCGCGGCCGCGCACCAGTTTCCCAGGGATTCCACGCTTCGTTACGATCTCGGGTTTCTGTACGCGGAGCGGGGGTTGGGCACGCTCGCGCGGGAGGAGTTGACCCGCGCGCTGGCGCTCCAACCCAACGGCGGTTTAGCGGAGCGGGCGCGCCTGTTCCTGAAGACCGGGACCGCAGGCCGGCCGAGCGGCCCTCCCATCGACCGCGTGATGGGGCGACCCCTGTTGCAGCCGATCGAGGGCGGACTCCCGACAGATCACCCTGAAGAAGCGCCGCTGCCCGGCAGTCCTCTACCGCCGCCAGGCGACCCCCTGCTCGCGGTTCCACCCCCGCCGAGCGCGGACCAGGCCGCGGGGCAGGGCGTCCCCGGCGTTGCGGCTGCGGATGGCGGCGGGGCCGAGGCCCTCCTCCCGCCCGAGGAGAGCGGACCGCCATGA